The Rickettsiales bacterium genome includes a region encoding these proteins:
- a CDS encoding tape measure protein, translated as MPAFGSAEFVIRAINKTQQTFTQINAGVDNMDRRFKKLGGGLNRLGGLFATAFVGRQITDTITKFEKLEASLRTVTGSADKASVAFGFIENFAATTPFQLEEVVDAFIKLKALGLNPSEEALTSYGNTATAMGKSLNQMIEAVADAATGEFERLKEFGIKSRSQGDQVTFTFQGVSTTVGKNAKEIEGYLRSIGDVQFAGAMKEQAGTLNVALSNMGDAFSKLVKAIGDAGLTDILIFIADKIKWLAQVITDSIEPFRLGFKAFIAEVIKFGNLFIAVFEGVGDAFNAFGDAISARFEALGKDLANFAENPLVGISFDNTRAALETGLLDAMGTAFDKALARAQEFNSAIDAEIQDAAAKIVEARAAKNQSLAGLFEETATPDKVEETSKAVKGLNKMQQEAKRIFEATRTPLERYNQEMAQLNMLLEKGYINQDTFGRAVEQAGEKLEKSTKKTGETIEGEFSRIGETMEGSIADSLDAIGGRFDGFGDFFKGFLSDLNRTLLQYALKDLGISGKGGIIDGLFSSIGGLFGGGGSNGSGGGFGSILSSVGSMFGGFFADGGRLQPGKFGIVGERGPELAFAGNAPMQIMPNMAMAAAPVTVNMNIQTPDVRSFRQSQSQIAADMARSIERARRNL; from the coding sequence ATGCCCGCATTCGGTAGTGCAGAATTTGTCATCCGCGCCATTAACAAAACGCAGCAGACATTCACGCAGATCAATGCGGGCGTGGATAATATGGATCGACGTTTCAAGAAACTGGGCGGTGGGCTGAACCGGCTGGGCGGATTATTCGCCACGGCCTTTGTTGGCAGACAGATCACTGACACGATCACCAAGTTTGAGAAGCTGGAAGCGAGCCTTCGCACCGTCACCGGTTCGGCAGATAAGGCAAGCGTGGCGTTTGGATTCATTGAGAATTTTGCCGCAACCACGCCCTTTCAGCTGGAAGAAGTAGTGGATGCCTTCATTAAGCTGAAGGCGTTAGGGCTCAATCCTTCGGAAGAAGCACTCACCTCTTACGGCAATACTGCTACCGCGATGGGGAAATCCCTCAATCAGATGATTGAAGCGGTGGCCGATGCTGCCACCGGTGAATTTGAACGCCTGAAAGAATTCGGGATCAAGTCCCGCTCGCAAGGCGATCAGGTGACTTTTACCTTCCAAGGTGTTTCTACCACGGTGGGTAAAAATGCCAAAGAGATTGAAGGCTATCTGCGCTCCATCGGTGATGTACAATTCGCTGGTGCCATGAAGGAACAAGCCGGAACGCTGAATGTCGCACTCTCCAACATGGGCGATGCGTTCTCCAAACTGGTGAAAGCTATTGGTGACGCTGGCCTAACCGATATTCTGATCTTCATTGCCGATAAAATCAAATGGCTGGCGCAGGTGATCACCGATTCGATTGAACCCTTCCGGCTTGGATTCAAGGCCTTCATCGCGGAGGTGATCAAGTTTGGTAATCTGTTTATTGCCGTGTTTGAAGGCGTTGGCGATGCGTTCAATGCCTTCGGCGATGCGATTTCTGCACGCTTTGAAGCGCTGGGGAAAGACCTTGCTAATTTCGCAGAAAATCCACTGGTAGGTATTTCCTTCGATAATACGCGTGCAGCGCTGGAAACAGGCCTGCTCGATGCGATGGGAACGGCCTTTGATAAGGCGCTGGCCAGAGCACAGGAATTTAACAGCGCCATTGATGCAGAGATTCAGGACGCCGCCGCAAAAATCGTAGAAGCACGCGCTGCCAAAAACCAATCACTGGCTGGATTGTTTGAAGAAACAGCTACACCGGACAAGGTGGAAGAAACCAGCAAAGCCGTTAAAGGCTTGAATAAGATGCAGCAGGAAGCCAAGCGCATCTTCGAGGCCACGCGCACGCCGCTGGAGCGTTACAATCAGGAAATGGCGCAGCTGAACATGCTGCTGGAGAAAGGTTATATCAACCAAGACACGTTCGGGCGTGCAGTGGAACAAGCTGGCGAGAAGCTGGAGAAATCGACCAAGAAAACCGGCGAAACCATTGAGGGTGAGTTCTCCCGCATCGGTGAAACGATGGAAGGCTCGATTGCCGATTCGCTCGATGCGATTGGTGGCCGCTTTGATGGCTTCGGCGATTTCTTCAAGGGCTTTCTGTCTGATCTGAACCGCACGCTGCTGCAATATGCGCTGAAAGATTTAGGCATCTCTGGCAAAGGCGGCATCATTGACGGACTATTTAGCTCCATCGGTGGATTGTTCGGCGGTGGTGGTAGCAACGGCAGCGGCGGTGGTTTCGGCAGTATCCTCTCCAGCGTTGGTAGCATGTTCGGCGGGTTTTTCGCTGATGGTGGCCGCCTGCAACCGGGCAAATTTGGCATCGTTGGTGAACGCGGTCCCGAACTGGCGTTTGCCGGGAACGCACCAATGCAGATCATGCCAAACATGGCAATGGCCGCCGCACCCGTCACTGTGAACATGAACATTCAAACACCAGATGTCCGTAGTTTCCGCCAAAGTCAGAGCCAGATTGCGGCGGATATGGCACGGAGCATTGAGCGTGCAAGGAGGAACTTATGA
- a CDS encoding DUF2163 domain-containing protein, with protein MRVISPQLEAHFGSGLTTLATCWRLTRQDNTELGFTDHDRALVIDSLEYDSIAGFTPTAVESKSNMSVDNLDLEGQTFPSKITESDLLAGMYDYAEIEIFMVNYEDLSQGKLVVKRGRLGEVTLNAQMFHAEVRGLTQHLSQTIGEVYSPSCRAVLGDSRCKVNLASVTVTTTITEVVNNQTFKASALTQAAGWFTGGEVEWTSGNNDGRRMEVKEFASAQVVLALPMGKSIQVGDEFKIIAGCDKTHETCQGKFSNILNFRGEPYVPGVDALLTTAGTMSKGNRND; from the coding sequence ATGAGAGTAATTTCCCCACAACTGGAAGCGCATTTCGGCAGCGGCCTGACCACGCTTGCCACCTGCTGGCGCCTCACGCGGCAGGATAACACCGAACTTGGCTTTACCGATCATGACCGGGCGCTGGTGATTGATTCGCTGGAATATGACTCCATTGCCGGGTTCACGCCCACCGCGGTGGAGAGCAAATCCAACATGAGCGTGGATAACCTTGATCTGGAAGGGCAAACATTCCCTTCCAAAATCACAGAATCCGATCTGCTGGCTGGAATGTATGACTATGCCGAGATTGAAATCTTCATGGTGAATTACGAAGATTTGAGCCAAGGCAAGCTTGTGGTGAAGCGCGGGCGGCTGGGCGAAGTGACGCTGAACGCGCAGATGTTTCATGCCGAAGTACGCGGCCTCACGCAGCATTTAAGCCAAACCATCGGCGAAGTGTATTCGCCTTCCTGCCGTGCCGTGCTGGGTGATAGCCGCTGCAAGGTGAATCTGGCCAGCGTTACCGTGACGACCACCATCACGGAAGTGGTGAATAACCAGACCTTCAAGGCTTCTGCGCTTACGCAGGCGGCGGGTTGGTTCACTGGCGGCGAAGTGGAATGGACATCCGGCAATAATGATGGGCGGCGCATGGAGGTGAAGGAATTCGCTTCCGCGCAGGTGGTGCTGGCGCTGCCGATGGGAAAATCCATTCAGGTGGGCGACGAATTCAAGATCATCGCCGGGTGCGACAAAACCCATGAAACCTGTCAGGGCAAATTCAGCAATATCCTTAATTTCCGTGGCGAGCCGTATGTTCCCGGCGTGGATGCGCTGCTCACTACCGCAGGAACCATGAGTAAGGGAAACCGCAATGACTAA
- a CDS encoding glycoside hydrolase TIM-barrel-like domain-containing protein — MADIVLPVVGGVAGFVLGGPSGAILGANLGGMAAGMFFPRTQRVQLPTQEGPRLADLRAQISSYGNMIPKVYGTMRLAGNVIWSTDIKEVRSEKTTTQTSSGGGKGGGGGKTTTSQTTISYEYFVTLAIAICEGEIDEVIRVWADSKVLTEAELSAAQGKYNVHFGTEDQGVDDIMAKYLPAGAIPAHRGMAYVVIEDFPLAAYGNRIPNFTFEVRRTVKFQPSVEDKVKDIVIIPGAGEFVYGTQVTTKQDGYYAYFGGAFTPSSDKKSINMHNYEGKADVQVAIDQLLKVLPNLEWVAVVVTWFATSTDAGDCEIIPKVEFQGTTQVLPQDWSVAGYTRATAQTVLFFDDDKPTYGGTPSDHTVVQLCAELKARGLNVMLYPMPFVDTITPVPKPWRGRIEPANATDAASWFTKTNGYNAFIMHYANLLSGDVDAFVIGSELIGMTGFSDSPGSYPAVAQLVSLAASVKAAMPGTLITYAADWSEYHSTGGWFNLDPLWASSNIDFVGIDSYFPLTPDLPQIQITPELITEYWESGEGWDYYYADSVARTGQTSYGGDPTYAWKNLEHWWKNTHTNPDSNVTGWTSKMKPVWFTEFGFPSVDGCTNQPNVFYDPTSSESFFPRGSKGRVDFQAQRVALDATLDYLEARETASGNAGLVARRFIWTWDARPFSFWPDLEGVWQDSILWATGHWVNGKLGASTLGAVVAELLQAAGLTPSDYDVTRLTASLEGFILQQPITVRNALEQLASGFFFDVVESDGILKCVPRGNASVKSIPEADLIPSAKSGVQDVLEINYAQELELPQRVNVTYIDRPFNYDPVTQTSQRQVVRAVDQVTMNLPIVMGATQAKQVADITLYGTWKERLSFSLTVPPKYVRLEPTDVITVTVSGVAHEMRVIKTDMEANGLMKINAVAEDVSSYDFYTPPGETSRNITPPVLVPETLLQFVDAPPLPVDTVQNQGLLRLGVAPDGADWNGAAIYRSDDGGEDGGNTFNLLAGLEGAATFGVIITDLAAGITETWDQVNLVEVVLTAGSLASVSELAVLNGANAALIGDELVQFQNAELIGERTYRLSRLLRGRQGTEWAVGSHTAGDRFILLSLALYTTAIANNLIGRELFYKAVSVGNSLGNTDEITFTYTGRSLKPFAPVHVKGLRDGSGNLSISWVRRSRVDAEWRDGVDIPLGEESERYEVEIMDGSTVMRTIATTSPTASYSAAEQTADFGSPQSSVAVKVYQLSAVVGRGYAASASI, encoded by the coding sequence ATGGCTGATATTGTCCTTCCTGTCGTCGGCGGCGTGGCCGGTTTTGTGCTGGGTGGTCCCTCCGGGGCGATCCTTGGCGCGAATCTTGGCGGTATGGCTGCGGGGATGTTCTTCCCGCGCACGCAGCGCGTCCAGCTTCCGACTCAGGAAGGACCGCGCCTCGCTGATCTTCGGGCGCAGATTTCCTCCTACGGGAATATGATCCCGAAAGTGTACGGCACCATGCGGCTGGCCGGAAACGTCATCTGGTCAACCGATATTAAGGAAGTCCGCAGCGAGAAAACCACCACGCAAACCTCCAGCGGTGGCGGCAAAGGCGGTGGCGGCGGCAAAACCACTACCAGCCAAACCACGATTTCCTATGAGTATTTCGTCACGCTGGCCATTGCCATTTGCGAGGGTGAGATTGACGAGGTGATCCGCGTATGGGCGGATAGCAAGGTGCTGACGGAAGCCGAACTCTCTGCCGCGCAGGGCAAGTATAACGTCCATTTCGGCACCGAAGATCAGGGCGTTGACGACATTATGGCCAAATACCTGCCAGCTGGTGCGATTCCGGCGCATAGGGGCATGGCCTATGTGGTGATTGAGGATTTCCCGCTGGCGGCTTATGGCAATCGCATTCCCAATTTCACGTTCGAGGTGCGCCGTACCGTTAAATTCCAGCCCAGCGTAGAAGATAAGGTCAAAGACATCGTGATAATCCCCGGCGCGGGGGAATTCGTCTATGGCACACAGGTCACCACCAAGCAGGATGGATATTATGCCTATTTCGGCGGAGCCTTCACGCCTTCCAGCGACAAGAAAAGCATCAACATGCACAATTACGAAGGCAAAGCCGATGTACAGGTGGCGATTGACCAGCTGCTAAAGGTATTGCCGAATCTGGAATGGGTGGCGGTGGTGGTGACGTGGTTCGCCACTTCCACTGATGCCGGGGATTGTGAAATCATCCCTAAAGTGGAATTCCAAGGCACCACGCAGGTGCTGCCGCAGGATTGGAGCGTGGCCGGTTACACCCGCGCTACCGCGCAAACGGTACTGTTCTTTGATGATGACAAGCCCACCTATGGCGGCACGCCTTCCGACCACACGGTGGTGCAGCTTTGCGCGGAACTGAAAGCCCGTGGCCTGAACGTCATGCTCTATCCCATGCCGTTCGTGGACACCATTACGCCGGTGCCGAAGCCTTGGCGCGGGCGCATCGAACCTGCAAACGCCACCGATGCGGCCAGCTGGTTCACCAAAACCAACGGCTATAACGCCTTCATCATGCACTACGCCAATCTGCTGAGCGGCGATGTGGATGCATTCGTTATCGGCTCGGAGCTGATCGGTATGACCGGCTTTAGCGATTCGCCCGGAAGCTATCCGGCGGTGGCGCAGCTGGTGAGTTTAGCGGCCAGCGTGAAAGCCGCCATGCCCGGAACGCTGATTACCTATGCCGCCGACTGGAGCGAATATCACAGCACGGGCGGCTGGTTTAATCTCGATCCGCTGTGGGCATCTAGCAATATCGACTTTGTGGGGATTGATAGCTATTTCCCGCTGACGCCGGACTTGCCGCAAATCCAGATCACGCCGGAGCTTATCACCGAATATTGGGAGAGCGGCGAAGGCTGGGATTATTACTATGCGGATTCCGTGGCTCGCACTGGACAAACGAGCTATGGCGGTGATCCGACCTACGCATGGAAGAACCTCGAACACTGGTGGAAGAACACTCACACCAACCCCGATTCTAACGTGACGGGTTGGACATCGAAAATGAAGCCGGTCTGGTTTACGGAATTCGGCTTTCCTTCGGTGGATGGCTGCACCAACCAGCCTAACGTATTCTATGATCCGACCAGCTCGGAAAGTTTCTTTCCGCGTGGAAGCAAAGGCCGGGTGGATTTTCAGGCGCAGCGCGTGGCGCTGGATGCGACGCTTGATTATCTGGAAGCGCGGGAAACCGCTTCCGGCAATGCTGGCCTTGTAGCGCGGCGTTTTATCTGGACGTGGGACGCACGCCCGTTTTCCTTCTGGCCTGATCTGGAAGGCGTGTGGCAGGATTCTATCCTCTGGGCAACCGGGCATTGGGTGAACGGCAAGCTGGGCGCTTCCACGCTGGGCGCGGTGGTGGCGGAGTTGCTGCAAGCCGCTGGCCTCACGCCTTCGGATTATGACGTCACCCGCCTGACTGCCTCGCTGGAGGGGTTCATCCTGCAACAGCCGATCACGGTGCGTAATGCGTTGGAGCAGCTGGCCAGTGGCTTCTTCTTCGATGTAGTGGAAAGCGACGGCATCTTAAAATGCGTGCCGCGTGGCAATGCGTCGGTGAAATCCATCCCGGAAGCTGACCTCATCCCCAGCGCCAAAAGTGGCGTGCAGGATGTGCTGGAAATCAATTACGCACAGGAGCTTGAACTGCCCCAGCGCGTCAATGTGACCTATATCGACCGGCCATTTAATTATGACCCGGTGACGCAGACTTCCCAGCGGCAGGTGGTGCGTGCGGTGGATCAGGTGACGATGAATCTACCGATTGTGATGGGTGCGACGCAGGCCAAGCAGGTAGCGGATATTACCCTCTATGGCACTTGGAAGGAGCGCCTGAGCTTTAGCCTGACCGTGCCGCCCAAATATGTACGGCTGGAACCGACCGACGTCATCACCGTGACCGTTTCCGGGGTGGCGCATGAAATGCGCGTCATCAAAACCGATATGGAAGCCAACGGCCTGATGAAAATCAACGCCGTGGCGGAGGATGTGAGTTCCTACGATTTCTACACCCCACCCGGTGAAACATCGCGGAATATCACGCCGCCGGTGCTGGTGCCGGAAACGCTGCTTCAGTTTGTGGACGCGCCGCCGCTGCCGGTGGATACGGTGCAAAATCAGGGATTGCTGCGCCTTGGCGTGGCTCCTGATGGCGCGGATTGGAATGGTGCGGCGATCTACCGTTCCGACGATGGCGGAGAAGATGGCGGCAACACCTTCAACCTGCTGGCCGGGCTGGAGGGCGCGGCCACTTTCGGTGTTATCATCACCGACCTTGCCGCCGGTATCACGGAAACGTGGGATCAGGTGAATCTGGTGGAGGTGGTATTAACCGCCGGAAGCCTCGCCAGCGTCAGTGAATTGGCCGTGTTGAACGGAGCGAACGCTGCTTTAATCGGTGACGAGCTGGTGCAATTCCAGAATGCGGAGCTGATCGGCGAGCGTACCTATCGCCTTTCCCGGCTTTTGCGGGGGCGGCAGGGTACGGAATGGGCGGTGGGTAGTCATACCGCCGGGGACAGGTTCATCCTGCTTTCTCTGGCCTTATATACGACCGCAATCGCTAATAACCTGATCGGGCGCGAACTGTTCTACAAAGCGGTGAGCGTTGGCAACTCGCTGGGTAATACCGACGAGATTACCTTCACCTATACCGGGCGAAGCCTGAAACCCTTCGCGCCGGTGCATGTGAAAGGCCTACGCGATGGTTCCGGCAATCTCTCGATCAGCTGGGTGCGCCGTTCCCGCGTCGATGCCGAATGGCGCGACGGGGTGGACATTCCGCTGGGTGAGGAATCGGAACGCTACGAGGTGGAAATCATGGACGGGTCAACGGTGATGCGCACCATCGCCACCACCAGCCCGACCGCCAGCTACAGCGCCGCCGAGCAAACCGCCGATTTCGGCAGCCCGCAAAGCAGCGTGGCCGTGAAAGTCTATCAGCTTTCCGCCGTGGTTGGACGCGGATACGCCGCCAGCGCCAGCATCTAA
- a CDS encoding DUF2793 domain-containing protein codes for MSQTTRLGLPYIVSSQAQKEVTHNEGLNKLDAFVTPVVADIADSPPGSPAAGDLYIVGSSPSGDFTGHANQLAQYQTGGWVFYAPFKWMDAVVESLDSRMAYDGASWVPFGLIMRDTGEYLRVQSWQEDVDLSLTNATATNIPDRSSVIAVNTRVITAVTGSVTTFGVGVSGDTSRYGNGIGTGVDSTNIGMSYHPVTYYSDTPVLLTPDAGSFTGGLVRINVQYLKPHGPWNW; via the coding sequence ATGTCTCAGACCACACGTCTGGGCTTGCCTTATATTGTTTCAAGCCAAGCCCAAAAAGAAGTCACGCATAATGAAGGGTTAAATAAGCTCGATGCGTTCGTCACGCCGGTAGTGGCGGATATTGCAGATAGCCCACCCGGAAGCCCGGCGGCGGGTGATTTGTATATCGTTGGTAGTAGTCCGTCGGGGGATTTCACCGGCCATGCCAACCAGCTGGCGCAATACCAGACTGGTGGCTGGGTGTTTTACGCACCATTCAAATGGATGGATGCGGTGGTGGAGTCGCTGGATTCGCGCATGGCCTATGATGGTGCCTCTTGGGTTCCCTTCGGCCTGATCATGAGGGATACCGGCGAGTATCTGCGCGTGCAGAGCTGGCAGGAAGATGTTGATCTAAGCCTTACCAATGCCACAGCCACCAACATTCCCGACCGCTCCAGCGTGATCGCCGTCAACACGCGTGTGATCACTGCCGTGACAGGCAGCGTCACTACCTTCGGCGTTGGCGTATCGGGCGATACCTCACGCTATGGAAACGGCATCGGCACGGGCGTGGACTCCACCAATATCGGCATGAGCTATCACCCCGTGACTTATTACAGCGACACGCCGGTTTTGCTCACACCGGACGCTGGTTCCTTCACCGGCGGGCTGGTGCGGATCAATGTACAGTATCTGAAACCTCACGGACCATGGAACTGGTAA
- a CDS encoding Fic family protein, with protein sequence MTQSYWNQDSDPYQYPDSPVLRNIPDIPDQKALELFEHRATALRLDEVIQAISKSSINLTAWQTIHRTLFQDVYAWAGEIRSVQLAKGSTVFAMPEHIEAEAKRIFNQMAADDLTDPNRMAYYFGELNVLHPFREGNGRTQKLLFDEIARRVEKQIIWSEMGVDELLKAVIAAFHHQDYQTLEKLFSLAIKPL encoded by the coding sequence ATGACCCAATCTTATTGGAACCAAGACTCTGACCCGTATCAATATCCTGACTCTCCAGTTTTAAGAAACATCCCTGATATTCCCGATCAAAAGGCGCTCGAATTATTCGAGCATCGCGCCACTGCGCTGCGGCTAGATGAAGTTATTCAGGCGATCTCAAAATCCTCCATTAACCTTACCGCATGGCAAACCATTCATCGCACCCTGTTTCAGGATGTTTATGCTTGGGCAGGCGAAATTCGTTCTGTGCAACTGGCTAAAGGCAGTACGGTTTTTGCAATGCCTGAACATATTGAGGCAGAAGCAAAGCGCATTTTTAACCAAATGGCTGCGGACGATCTGACTGACCCTAACCGCATGGCCTATTATTTTGGCGAATTGAATGTATTGCACCCTTTTCGTGAGGGTAATGGCCGCACCCAAAAACTTCTTTTTGACGAAATTGCCCGACGGGTAGAGAAACAGATCATATGGTCGGAAATGGGAGTTGATGAGCTTCTGAAAGCCGTGATAGCAGCTTTTCATCATCAAGATTATCAGACATTAGAAAAACTATTTTCACTGGCTATAAAACCACTTTGA
- a CDS encoding lysozyme has product MRRITQDGLNLIKRFEGFEPEIYLDAAGLPTIGYGHLLRPGEEEMFKNGISEEAGVALLIKDVLVAERAVLRLIRVPLSNGQFDALVSFTFNLGSGALQRSTLRRKVNREEHEDVPAEFMRWVWAGGRKLKGLIRRREAEARIYLS; this is encoded by the coding sequence ATGAGGCGTATCACACAGGATGGTCTTAACCTGATCAAACGGTTTGAGGGGTTCGAGCCGGAAATCTATCTGGATGCGGCAGGCTTGCCTACGATTGGCTATGGCCATTTGCTGCGACCGGGCGAAGAGGAGATGTTCAAAAACGGTATCAGCGAAGAAGCAGGTGTAGCGCTTTTGATCAAAGATGTGCTGGTGGCCGAACGTGCCGTGCTGCGCCTGATCCGCGTCCCGCTCAGCAATGGCCAGTTTGATGCGCTGGTGTCGTTCACCTTCAATCTAGGCAGCGGCGCTCTCCAACGCTCCACCCTCCGGCGCAAGGTCAACCGTGAAGAACACGAAGATGTTCCCGCCGAATTCATGCGGTGGGTCTGGGCTGGTGGGCGGAAGCTGAAGGGATTGATCAGGCGGCGGGAAGCTGAGGCTAGGATTTATCTCAGCTAG
- a CDS encoding NlpC/P60 family protein, which yields MTKVTKLQIILQARTWLGTKYHHQGRLKKSKAGTGGVDCIGLIIGVIDELGLQDGEGVPLSRHDEFNYSMYPERGRLVGAIQRHLREVPIEQMTQGDVLLFRTFRDPQHVGLLTEYPTGGAGLIHCNSSAGRVVEQPLSDAWLRMLTHVYRFKTKQLNSLK from the coding sequence ATGACTAAAGTCACGAAACTACAGATTATCCTCCAAGCCCGCACATGGCTTGGCACAAAGTATCACCACCAAGGCAGGCTGAAAAAGTCCAAGGCTGGCACGGGCGGCGTGGATTGCATCGGCCTGATTATCGGCGTGATTGACGAGCTGGGCTTGCAGGACGGCGAAGGTGTACCGCTCTCCCGGCATGATGAGTTCAATTATTCCATGTACCCGGAGCGCGGGCGGCTGGTGGGCGCTATCCAGCGGCACTTACGCGAAGTGCCGATCGAGCAAATGACGCAAGGCGATGTGCTGCTATTTCGTACCTTCCGCGATCCGCAGCATGTGGGATTGCTGACGGAATATCCCACCGGCGGCGCTGGGCTGATTCATTGCAATTCCAGCGCTGGGCGCGTGGTGGAACAGCCGCTTTCCGATGCGTGGCTGCGAATGCTAACACACGTTTACCGATTCAAAACGAAACAACTTAACTCCCTGAAGTAA
- a CDS encoding DUF2460 domain-containing protein: protein MSDFSEVQFPSDISYGATGGPMFLTDVVATVSGHEQRNSKWSQSRARYNVASGVKTETQWQALIAFFRARRGKAVGFRFKDWGDFKAINQPLLALGGDEHQLVKQYVSGAVVSERIITKPVAGTVQLYEDSILQASGWSIDTATGIITTSLSGTLTADFEFDVPVRFDTDELALSLDSFDAGSWNNIPLIEVRV, encoded by the coding sequence ATGTCTGATTTCTCAGAAGTCCAGTTTCCATCAGATATTTCCTACGGGGCAACCGGTGGACCCATGTTCTTAACGGATGTGGTGGCCACGGTTTCCGGCCATGAGCAACGCAACAGCAAATGGAGCCAGTCGCGTGCGCGGTACAATGTTGCCTCCGGCGTGAAAACCGAAACGCAATGGCAGGCGCTGATTGCCTTTTTCCGTGCGCGGCGTGGCAAGGCGGTGGGGTTTCGCTTCAAGGATTGGGGCGATTTTAAGGCCATCAACCAGCCTTTGCTGGCGCTGGGCGGCGATGAACACCAACTGGTGAAGCAATATGTCAGCGGCGCGGTGGTATCGGAGCGGATCATCACCAAACCAGTGGCCGGAACGGTGCAACTCTATGAGGACAGCATCCTGCAAGCCAGTGGCTGGAGCATCGACACCGCCACCGGCATCATCACTACGTCACTTTCCGGCACACTCACGGCAGATTTTGAATTCGATGTGCCAGTGCGCTTTGATACCGACGAGCTGGCGCTTTCGCTGGATAGCTTTGATGCGGGCAGCTGGAACAACATCCCGCTGATTGAGGTGCGCGTATGA
- the gpU gene encoding phage tail terminator protein: protein MTHARTQIRKVVVDALKSNTSAGARVYESRVYALDDPKLPALLVFTPQESMGQPSIQRPRTQMRQLQLMVEGYLKARGDIDAEADSLALEVEQLIAADPTLGGLVKDTMLDLTTTQLSGDGEKPVAIVSLTFVILYSVKENAPQTLL from the coding sequence ATGACCCATGCCCGCACCCAGATCAGAAAAGTGGTGGTTGATGCGCTGAAAAGCAATACTTCCGCCGGAGCGCGTGTTTATGAATCCCGCGTCTATGCGCTGGATGACCCTAAGCTCCCAGCCTTACTGGTGTTTACGCCGCAGGAAAGCATGGGGCAGCCTTCGATCCAGCGGCCACGCACGCAAATGCGCCAGTTGCAGCTGATGGTGGAAGGCTATCTCAAAGCCAGAGGCGACATCGACGCCGAAGCCGATAGCCTTGCGCTGGAGGTAGAACAGCTGATTGCCGCTGATCCAACACTTGGCGGATTGGTGAAAGATACCATGCTCGATCTCACCACTACCCAGCTTTCCGGCGATGGCGAAAAGCCGGTGGCCATTGTCAGTCTCACCTTTGTGATTCTGTACAGCGTCAAAGAAAACGCACCCCAAACGCTACTTTAA